The following proteins are co-located in the Cryptococcus neoformans var. neoformans B-3501A chromosome 12, whole genome shotgun sequence genome:
- a CDS encoding hypothetical protein (Match to EST gb|CF189087.1|CF189087) — translation MPDFLVGNYATPEMFKPGNEEMKTEYFSKFPGACGSQSEPVAKAINGLKAAGHNKVAVIGYCWGYKTAVLSEAGLAEADAFISVHPTFPAAEDADKINVPLAMLSSSGENISIINAIQKGVESKNPGKNFFKHYPEQVHGFAAARADLSGGAATEAYAEAYQLIIKFLRDQVSA, via the exons ATGCCCGACTTCCTCGTCGGTAACTACGCCACCCCCGAAATGTTCAAGCCTGG GAACGAGGAAATGAAGACCGAATACTTTTCGAAATTCCCTGGCGCCTGTGGAAGTCAGTCTGAACCTGTCGCCAAGGCCATTAACGGATTGAAGGCGGCCGGACACAACAAAGTTGCCGTCATCGGGTACTGTTGGGGCTACAAAACAGCTGTTTTGTCTGAAGCTGGTCTCGCCGAGGCTGATGCTTTTATCAGTGTCCATCCTAC TTTCCCTGCGGCTGAAGATGCTGACAAGATCAACGTTCCCCTCGCTATGCTTTCTAGTTCCGGGGAAAACATTAGCATC ATCAATGCTATTCAGAAGGGTGTCGAATCCAAGAACCCTGGCAAGAACTTTTTCAAACATTACCCTGAACAAGTGCACGGctttgctgctgctcgAGCTGAC CTCTCTGGTGGTGCGGCTACAGAGGCCTATGCTGAAGCTTACCAACTCATAATCAAGTTCCTCAGGGACCAAGTGTCTGCATAG
- a CDS encoding hypothetical protein (HMMPfam hit to DNA_pol_delta_4, DNA polymerase delta, subunit 4, score: 49.7, E(): 7.9e-12) yields the protein MPPKKGSSTTTKSSGKTKKAAGLSQPTLGFQSQRKHSGTISKSKPSLQRQTSTISEINVEPEGRSDSDIELLAGSDMKDKTTRMGGNKSTESSALPEQRTEDEEPKQLKVKSKEWAQVLKAAKEAMGNLEPIHAHADTHNDIHHILRVFDMTAKYGPCVGISRLDRWKRAQKLGLEPPDEIRTILTTQQGREDPSYRENVLNAWL from the exons ATGCCACCTAAAAAAGGATCATCAACTACTACCAAGTCTTCTGggaagacaaagaaggCTGCTGGTCTTTCCCAA CCTACCCTCGGCTTTCAATCCCAACGGAAACATTCCGGGACAATCAGCAAGTCCAAACCCTCATTACAGCGCCAGACATCGACCATCTCGGAAATAAATGTGGAGCCGGAGGGACGAAGTGATAGCGACATTGAACTGCTCGCGGGTTCCGACATGAAGGATAAAACAACACGCATGGGGGGGAATAAATCTACTGAAAGTAGTGCGCTACCAGAACAAAGgacggaagatgaggaacCCAAGCAACTAAAAGTGAAAAGTAAAGAATGGGCCCAAGTTCTGAAGGCTGCCAAAGAAGCTATGGGGAACCTTGAGCCCA TCCACGCACATGCCGATACACACAATGATATACACC ATATCCTTCGGGTCTTTGACATGACCGCGAAATATGGCCCTTGCGTAGGTATCAGTCGGCTGGATAGATGGAAACGAGCGCAGAAACTGGGTCTTGAACCTCCTGATGAA ATAAGGACGATATTAACAACCCAGCAAGGGCGAGAGGACCCATCATATCGAGAGAATGTGTTGAATGCGTGGTTGTAG
- a CDS encoding hypothetical protein (HMMPfam hit to Fungal_trans, Fungal specific transcription factor domain, score: 89.7, E(): 7.5e-24; HMMPfam hit to Zn_clus, Fungal Zn(2)-Cys(6) binuclear cluster domain, score: 44.6, E(): 2.7e-10) translates to MDPSLLHSSEEVKSTTNTSPGGSNDPSPNTTGQSHTTDSTSPSTVPQSQPTSQISNQPPQSSSQFQNQPGQDTSSLDDNESAKRPRLRLAHACDRCRRRKIRCDTQHPCTPCQQSNNVCTFETPSRRTVKSKGNSERVSSTGGIKRPHSPGRVFASLATGKGESQSNLEARLAALESMLRDVPPNVHNAFLSTLDARLGSGTGVGLKEGGGGGEGVGVAVEALAGTSLGNLNLPGNLGYNMGGSGLNAQRRLGQNAFSPDWAANGGLSGWLNDAVLGKKKEEAGMDELAKRLGGMSFFYEDEIGQAKWQGATSGFPLLHLLAAHNAPKEEDEADSADGDVSGEMIASPATDSIPSTSPNTSTILPRRISSSSTPAGRASSVHAKARSSSIGLGAIGRRASSADRRKKERFFPDRTPRPHQTLNPEASWKVITGVIPPDLMDTLVRCYLSTSHLLWPFLHVPSFLTDYANPAQWGEPGFTCFIVAVCTLSSRHVDDPRVRANPADPSTAGKQYFELFKRLRDLPSADRPTLYSIQAAFLAAIYAFGLGNLSKAFSLQAESITLCLDGGLHRSVDGYDHFDAIEKETRKRTFWSIYAWDKQSAALFGRPPIIHLRDCDVTEPLIVDDEDLNPGGIKDESINSKSRMCAFVATIRLHVILEGVIDSATQPSAFPTSPFLARAAATIARRTAQSETLRDEEELLEEWKRILPKYWCYDTETANSRDPIRITQAERLHCLEHLVKMIIYRHRFSGFVAMPASTAEERARHLDLCRKAMQCALTIIADHVHISQRGMMTYYGVHVIHQLAQAGRTLVAVILNCRNADFRPIIAPSVEGLRSCVGLLRRFSGRYLCGLRSADIIDEFCRGMIYVDLAIRKLIAFPVCNIPVDSPRVPNSAGRPSPAWLRPVRKRVATPPPIADSPGSSGMMNFDPNTLTANSGVHASGVNDNMSISAGGLGDIGGSASDLDALFNTAAYFNVPGGEVSAGMAGTSTGSAPNVGNQNANIGPSNSFLPTLGGLGEASAPYDRFETLSPNVELGNGSTIFSNYQDSHAGFSLSGDTDHPMGSGPGTSVGAGAGHISFDYGLNGHGFGGESLAMKGMDNVSDGLKQGTGGSNLSAATILSLMEEGSFDYGSIFTDQAP, encoded by the exons ATGGACCCCTCCCTGCTCCACTCCTCAGAGGAGGTCAAATCCACAACCAATACTTCTCCCGGTGGCTCGAACGACCCGAGTCCGAATACCACAGGCCAATCTCACACGACCGACAGCACAAGTCCATCTACCGTTCCCCAGTCTCAGCCCACATCACAAATATCCAACCAGCCACCGcaatcctcttctcaatTCCAAAATCAACCGGGACAGGATACATCATCTCTCGATGATAACGAAAGCGCCAAGCGTCCTCGCCTAAGGCTCGCCCATGCGTGCGATCGTTGCCGCCGTCGAAAGATTCGTTGCGATACTCAGCATCCATGTACCCCTTGTCAGCAATCTAACAATGTCTGCACTTTTGAAACTCCGTCCCGACGGACTGTCAAATCAAAAGGCAACTCTGAACGAGTCAGTAGTACCGGGGGTATCAAAAGACCACATTCGCCGGGGCGGGTCTTTGCAAGTCTGGCGacgggaaaaggagaaagtcAAAGTAATCTCGAGGCCAGATTAGCAGCACTGGAAAGCATGCTTAGGGACGTGCCTCCAAACGTTCACAACGCTTTTTTGTCGACGCTTGATGCGCGCTTAGGCAGCGGAACAGGGGTGGGGTTAAAAGaaggcggtggaggaggggaaggtgTAGGCGTGGCGGTTGAGGCTCTGGCTGGTACATCATTGGGAAATTTAAACCTTCCAGGGAACCTCGGCTACAATATGGGAGGTTCAGGACTGAATGCCCAAAGAAGATTGGGTCAGAACGCGTTTTCTCCTGACTGGGCGGCCAATGGCGGTCTCAGTGGATGGTTGAATGATGCAGTATtgggaaaaaagaaggaagaggcgggaATGGATGAATTAGCGAAGCGACTAGGGGGCATGAGCTTTTTCTACGAAGATGAGATCGGTCAAGCAAAATGGCAAG GTGCAACATCAGGATtccccctccttcacctccttGCAGCACATAATGCtccaaaagaagaagacgaagcaGATTCAGCTGATGGCGACGTTTCTGGTGAAATGATTGCTTCCCCGGCAACAGATTCTATCCCCTCTACTTCTCCAAATACCTCAACAATCTTGCCCCGTCgcatttcttcatcatcaaccCCAGCCGGCCGAGCGTCATCTGTTCATGCAAAGGCCCGTTCGTCATCTATCGGCTTAGGTGCAATTGGTCGTCGGGCCAGTAGCGCCGACCGCAGAAAAAAGGAACGTTTCTTCCCGGATCGTACCCCTCGACCACACCAAACACTAAATCCCGAAGCCAGCTGGAAGGTCATAACAGGTGTAATCCCACCCGATTTGATGGATACACTAGTCCGTTGCTACCTTTCGACCTCGCATCTTCTCTGGCCTTTCCTTCACGTCCCATCGTTTTTGACAGATTATGCGAACCCTGCTCAATGGGGAGAACCTGGGTTTACGTGCTTTATTGTGGCAGTTTGCACCCTATCTTCACGACATGTCGACGATCCCCGAGTGAGAGCAAATCCAGCCGATCCGTCGACTGCGGGCAAGCAATATTTTGAGCTGTTCAAACGACTGCGAGATCTGCCTTCAGCCGACAGGCCGACGCTGTATAGCATCCAAGCGGCATTCCTTGCGGCAATTTACGCTTTTGGATTGGGTAACTTGAGCAAGGCTTTTTCTTTGCAGGCGGAAAGCATTACGTTATGTCTTGACGGTGGCCTACATAGAAGTGTCGACGGTTATGACCACTTTGACGccattgaaaaggagactAGAAAA AGGACGTTCTGGTCCATCTATGCTTGGGATAAGCAATCTGCTG CACTATTTGGACGACCGCCCATTATTCACCTCCGAGATTGTGATGTAACAGAGCCTCTTATCGTCGACGATGAAGATCTCAATCCTGGAGGAATCAAAGATGAATCGATCAACTCAAAAAGTCGAATGTGCGCGTTTGTGGCTACTATTAGACTGCATGTTATCCTTGAG GGTGTGATCGACTCTGCGACCCAGCCATCAGCTTTCCCAACTTCTCCATTCCTTGCTAGAGCAGCGGCCACTATTGCCCGCCGTACAGCCCAAAGTGAGACATTacgagatgaggaagagcttCTGGAAGAGTGGAAGAGAATACTGCCCAAATACTGGTGTTATGACACAGAAACAGCAAACTCTCGAGATCCTATTAGAATCACCCAGGCAGAGAGGCTACATTGT CTGGAGCACCTGGTTAAGATGATCATCTACAGACATAGGTTCTCAGGGTTTGTCGCCATGCCAGCGTCAACCGCTGAAGAGCGAGCGAGACATCTGGATTTGTGCCGCAAGGCGATGCAGTGCGCGTTAACCATTATTGCAGATCACGTACACATT AGTCAACGTGGGATGATGACTTATT ATGGCGTACATGTCATTCACCAGCTTGCTCAAGCAGGTCGTACCCTGGTAGCTGTGATCCTGAACTGCCGCAATGCCGATTTCCGACCTATCATCGCCCCGTCAGTTGAAGGACTTCGGTCGTGCGTCGGCTTGTTGAGAAGGTTCAGTGGTCGATACCTATGTGGCCTCCGATCTGCAGACATCATAGACGAATTTTGTCGAGGTATGATTTATGTCGATCTGGCTATACGAAAGCTAATTGCATTTCCAGTTTGCAACATTCCCGTTGACTCACCCCGTGTACCCAACTCGGCCGGCCGACCTTCACCCGCGTGGTTACGTCCAGTACGAAAACGTGTGGCGACCCCTCCTCCAATCGCCGACTCGCCTGGTAGCTCTGGTATGATGAACTTTGACCCAAACACTCTCACCGCCAACAGCGGCGTCCATGCTTCGGGGGTTAATGACAACATGAGCATTTCGGCTGGAGGTTTAGGTGATATTGGGGGCTCTGCCTCTGATCTGGATGCACTTTTCAACACAGCAGCTTACTTCAACGTACCTGGGGGAGAAGTTTCTGCTGGGATGGCTGGCACCTCTACCGGTAGTGCACCCAATGTAGGCAACCAAAATGCCAACATCGGTCCATCAaactctttccttcctaccCTCGGCGGGCTTGGTGAAGCATCTGCACCTTATGACCGTTTTGAAACGCTCTCGCCCAACGTTGAGCTAGGGAATGGCAGTACCATATTTAGCAATTATCAAGATTCCCACGCTGGCTTCAGTCTCAGTGGTGATACGGATCATCCTATGGGCAGTGGCCCGGGAACGTCGGTAGGTGCAGGCGCTGGGCACATCAGTTTTGATTACGGGTTAAACGGACATGGGTTCGGGGGCGAGAGCTTAGCAATGAAGGGCATGGATAACGTGTCAGATGGGTTGAAACAAGGAACAGGTGGTAGCAATCT GTCTGCTGCTACGATCCTTAGTttgatggaggagggttCTTTTGATTACGGGAGCATATTTACGGATCAAGCACCATAA
- a CDS encoding hypothetical protein (HMMPfam hit to DSPc, Dual specificity phosphatase, catalytic domain, score: 134.3, E(): 2.8e-37) yields MSSAILPYPSQPSYPLSRPSTPRPTTTLSAPPTPITPTHLLPVAMERARSTEGVVNGVEQALNQARGIKDNKEPKPGRLKFEWEHIERPKTPESDHGIDDDEEQKMDVDEEQPIQPPYLGLGEPVSTYDEERAQRENAMRQMDIHHEEPPPPIIWGMPKWGREAERQEVAKGVRLLGMEELPQLVKTHSLIDTPSSVMFPWLHGISDDGHKGQEMAQFFGYSPPFGPPPYRGLCLLFCPPHPLDKHHLRPPPQRNDTDLTTVPTSAPYKVPDRKDSESESTSSESYNSSGATELTSPSLGNSLPSPSLSSFKPLPETDTQSMDSSKDDSNGAEVAMHPCYSKRLSPTTVAKGLDEDNHPLPCSSILNAAAEPETQKPSLSSSVSSSSSDVDEAVGQNQNPSCILFNALHVHDIFDLSKIGDDTEKRASFRAAKLPDQINLRNLNIQQIKYATVSDIVLYSKTGLTQGLLHIAEQIAQAQEDLYNQRLQEIYHVNHTGGDGEGSSEPIRYGVWVVLESFNEIEKHYPELVNIDSKGRDKHPHLQTDLFEREAKESREMTKASEVVEGFWVGNDCDVPGATLEGAGSFIRFDLCLKASECSEMPSTSALSSAYRKLLDIDRRRREAGEESQSTSAFNWTASPATHALRNLLSPSSSSVTTEVPSKRTASPTPSDRQLRAKPSLTTDHEYVALDCAGSSRTITGHTRNMVTMTDRVIELVYFLRKLVEGRDNGRKRKILVHCQDGYTESSIIVLAYIMSSLSISLPEAFLHLQVNANRSFFLYPADKPLLRKVDARLAADRKAKAIKLLSATSAGSASSHTDSDGKQSNPSPRWRPWGMNFGAKREQAPNRTSAIGGKERSKSTADVAREMLAEHENGGSAAAQEARLWFDDKRFDGFPSRILPFLYLGNLEHAGNAAMLHSLGITHVVSVGESLMNMDNSVIAYYGHKSENTLAAAVRAGKLSVLDLTDVRDDGNDPLRPVIARACEWIEEARARGGKILVHCRVGVSRSASIVIAYMMQYEHMRLMDAYMVCRARRLNVLIQPNLRFFHELFGWEVELAKREAEAAKARREEAEKQGVRDPEALKLIEGEARKIIYSWPSFCRDLYCLNRRFLCN; encoded by the exons ATGTCGTCCGCCATCCTCCCCTATCCCTCGCAGCCATCGTACCCTTTATCGCGGCCGTCCACTCCGCGGCCCACCACTACACTCTCAGCACCTCCTACACCAATTACCCCCACGCATCTCCTTCCAGTTGCCATGGAGCGTGCCAGGAGTACTGAGGGTGTAGTGAATGGTGTGGAGCAGGCGTTAAATCAGGCCAGGGGAATAAAAGATAACAAGGAACCAAAACCTGGGAGATTGAAGTTTGAATGGGAGCACATCGAAAGGCCGAAGACGCCCGAATCCGATCACGGtatcgatgatgatgaggagcagaagatggatgttgatgaggagCAGCCGATACAACCACCGTACCTAGGGCTTGGGGAACCTGTCAGTACTTACGATGAAGAGCGAGCGCAACGGGAGAATGCCATGCGGCAGATGGACATACACCATGAGGAACCCCCGCCGCCTATTATATGGGGAATGCCGAAATGGGGACGTGAAGCAGAAAGGCAGGAAGTTGCGAAAGGTGTGAGACTGTTGGgaatggaagag CTACCCCAGCTTGTCAAAACCCATTCATTGATCGATACGCCAAGCTCTGTCATGTTCCCATGGCTGCATGGTATCAGCGATGACGGTCATAAGGGGCAGGAGATGGCTCAGTTCTTCGG ATATTCTCCACCGTTTGGTCCTCCACCCTATCGGGGCCTCtgtcttctcttttgtCCGCCTCACCCTCTTGACAAACATCATTTGCGCCCTCCGCCACAGCGCAACGACACAGATCTGACTACTGTTCCCACAAGCGCCCCGTACAAAGTACCTGATCGCAAAGACTCCGAGTCTGAATCTACTTCTTCAGAATCGTACAATTCTAGCGGTGCAACTGAACTGACATCCCCAAGCCTTGGCAATTCTCTACCTTCACCTAGTCTCTCGTCCTTCAAACCTCTTCCGGAAACTGATACTCAATCAATGGATTCGTCCAAGGACGACAGCAATGGTGCTGAGGTCGCCATGCACCCTTGCTACTCTAAACGTCTTTCACCGACAACAGTTGCAAAAGGCCTGGATGAGGAcaaccatcctcttccctgtAGCAGCATTCTCAACGCTGCAGCCGAACCTGAAACTCAAAAACCGTCGTTATCTTCTAGTGTCTCATCATCAAGTTCTGACGTCGACGAAGCAGTTGGACAAAATCAAAATCCCTCGTGCATCTTGTTCAACGCATTACATGTACATGATATATTCGACCTTTCGAAAATTGGCGATGACACAGAAAAACGAGCGAGTTTCAGAGCTGCAAAACTTCCTGACCAAATCAATTTAAGGAACCTGAATATCCAGCAAATCAAGTATGCGACTGTGTCCGATATTGTACTGTATTCCAAAACGGGACTGACACAGGGGTTGTTACATATTGCCGAGCA AATTGCGCAGGCACAAGAAGATCTGTACAACCAGCGATTACAAGAGATCTACCATGTGAATCATacaggaggagatggtgaaggaTCAAGTGAACCGATACGTTATGGAGTATGGGTCGTCCTTG AATCGTTCAATGAAATCGAGAAACATTATCCCGAACTGGTGAATATCGACTCCAAAGGCCGCGACAaacatccccatctccaaacTGACCTGTTTGAGAGGGAAGCAAAAGAAAGTAGGGAGATGACCAAGGCGTCAGAAGTCGTTGAAGGTTTTTGG GTCGGTAATGATTGCGACGTCCCAGGCGCAACGCTTGAAGGAGCGGGGTCATTTATTCGTTTCGATCTATGTCTCAAAGCATCCGAATGTTCCGAAATGCCAAGCACCTCGGCGCTCTCATCGGCTTACCGTAAACTACTAGACATCGACCGCAGGAGGCGAGAGGCTGGCGAGGAATCTCAATCCACAAGCGCCTTCAACTGGACTGCATCACCGGCCACCCACGCCCTGCGAAATCTTCTTTCGccctcatcgtcctcagTGACAACTGAAGTACCTTCAAAAAGGACGGCTTCTCCGACACCCAGCGACCGGCAATTGCGAGCAAAACCATCATTGACCACTGATCACGAATACGTCGCTCTCGACTGTGCAGGGAGTAGTAGAACTATCACAGGTCATACTCGTAATATGGTTACCATGACTGATCGTGTGATCGAATTGGTTTACTTTCTGAGGAAACTGGTGGAAGGGCGAGATAACGGCAGGAAGCGTAAAATCCTCGTTCATTGTCAGGATGGGTACACTGAGTCGAGTATCATCGTTTTGGCGTACATCATGTCCTCTCTATCCATTTCCTTGCCGGAAGcttttctccaccttcaAGTCAACGCAAATAGGTCGTTCTTTTTGTATCCTGCCGATAAACCTCTTTTACGGAAAGTCGATGCTCGCCTAGCTGCGGACCGAAAGGCCAAGGCAATCAAGCTCCTCAGCGCCACCAGCGCGGGGTCTGCTTCTTCACATACCGATTCTGATGGAAAACAGAGTAACCCGAGTCCACGATGGAGGCCTTGGGGTATGAACTTTGGAGCGAAGCGTGAGCAGGCTCCAAATAGAACATCTGCAATAGgtgggaaagaaagaagtaaATCGACAGCAGACGTTGCACGGGAGATGTTGGCGGAGCACGAGAATGGGGGTAGCGCAGCCGCTCAGGAGGCTAGATTGTGGTTTGATGATAAGAGATTTGACGGATTCCCTTCCAGaattcttcccttcctgtATCTTGGTAATCT TGAACATGCAGGCAATGCTGCAATGTTGCATTCGCTGGGTATCACTCACGTTGTAAGCGTTGGAGAGAGTTTGATGAACATGGACAACTCTGTAATTGCATACTACGGACATAAAAGCGAAAATACTTTGGCAGCAGCTGTGAGAGCAGGTAAACTTAGCGT GCTTGATTTGACCGATGTGAGGGATGACGGTAATGATCCCCTTCGACCTGTTATTGCGCGTGCATGTGAATGGATTGAGGAAGCCCGCGCCCGTGGTGGCAAGATTCTGGTTCATTGT CGTGTTGGAGTGAGCCGAAGCGCCAGTATCGTCATCGCCTACATGATGCAGTACGAGCATATGCGATTGATGGACGCATATATGGTTTGTCGTGCCCGACGTCTTAATG TACTTATCCAGCCCAACCTCCGTTTCTTCCACGAACTTTTTGGATGGGAAGTCGAACTTGCTAAAAGAGAAGCCGAGGCCGCTAAAGctagaagagaagaagctgaaaaACAGGGTGTGAGGGACCCTGAGGCCTTGAAGTTgattgaaggagaagcgagGAAGATTATATATTCTTGGCCAAGCTTTTGTCGAGATCTG TATTGCCTCAACCGAAGGTTTTTGTGTAATTAG
- a CDS encoding hypothetical protein (HMMPfam hit to Nramp, Natural resistance-associated macrophage protein, score: 358.5, E(): 8.9e-105): MNRNCSSSTPTSSHSPQQSEHKRRWWDDLTFTKCKKMFLRHLHFVGPGLVSSVAYIDPGNWATDLEAGADYGYKLLFVVLLASLAAVVLQLLSVRLGTTTGLSLPAQTRLLFLRLKTRYPRYRIPLTIALWTLYALAEIAIIATDLAELLGSAIALHLLFPKLPLFAGVLITAVDVLVVLVFFRSSSGRQGMMFFEIIIVSLVLAVFISFMILLKLTSPVWRDVFLGLVPSETLVKPGALYLGVGIIGATVMPHALFLGSFLSGVDRLNMIPQPPSMRKPRNVTMPSFNPFRRTRSIRSDSEQGEGVSTGISPVLLQAPRPSSGSEAAVLENDGAKDEVHLQDSVVELTKEEKLFAIEQKEYERNVRMFDRIKWVDVHLFHSTIDTAISLLSFALTINASILTLAGAVYYYNESPPSEGADLFGAFDLIKSYISHAAAIVFALALLCAGQSASITATLAGQVVSEGFINWKTSPFLRRLITRLLGVIPSAVVASAVGTKGLNTMLVASQVLLSIVLPTVVFPLVYLCSKHEIMTVQGPEVESIEMERIANSGTSVSDPFALAATTPSLSPTTLGDDLAALGIESTTVRVEPDHSVDRPSRRSKSYVSPKWVTVLGYVLFVVIVLANVYVIVELCLGNG; encoded by the exons ATGAACAGGAATTGCAGTTCCTCAACACCAACAAGCTCTCACTCACCTCAACAATCAGAACAtaagagaagatggtgggaCGATCTCACGTTCACGAAATGCAAGAAGATGTTTTTAAG GCATCTACATTTCGTCGGCCCAGGGCTAGTATCTAGTGTGGCTTATATCGATCCAGGTAATTGGGCAACAGATTTAGAGGCTGGTGCGGATTACGGCTACAAACTATTGTTCGTCGTTTTGCTCGCTAGTCTGGCCGCAGTTG TCTTGCAACTGTTGTCGGTCCGTTTGGGTACTACTACAGGACTGTCACTTCCGGCTCAAACCCGCCTCTTATTCCTTCGTCTCAAGACTCGCTATCCTAGATATCGTATACCCTTAACTATCGCACTGTGGACCTTGTATGCTTTGGCAGAAATAGCAATTATTGCTACAGATTTGGCCGAACTCCTGGGAAGTGCCATTGCCTTGCATCT TCTTTTCCCAAAGCTTCCGCTGTTCGCTGGTGTCTTGATCACTGCAGTGGATGTTCTCGTTGTCCTAGTTTTCTTCCGATCATCGTCTGGTAGACAAGGCATGATGTTCTTTGAGATTATCATCGTTTCTTTG GTGTTGGCAGTGTTTATCAGCTTCATGATCCTGTTGAAGCTTACCAGTCCCGTATGGAGGGACGTTTTCTTAGGTCTTGTTCCTTCCGAG ACCCTCGTCAAGCCTGGTGCGCTTTATCTTGGTGTTGGTATCATAGGAG CTACTGTCATGCCTCACGCCCTGTTTCTGGGttcctttctctccggTGTCGACCGCCTCAATATGATTCCTCAACCGCCTAGCATGCGAAAGCCCCGAAACGTCACCATGCCCTCATTCAACCCTTTCAGACGTACCAGATCCATTCGTTCAGACAGCGAACAGGGTGAGGGCGTAAGTACTGGTATTTCTCCGGTCTTACTCCAAGCTCCTCGCCCTAGTTCAGGATCTGAGGCTGCTGTCTTGGAAAATGACGGCGCAAAGGACGAGGTTCATCTACAGGATAGCGTTGTGGAACTTaccaaggaggagaaacTCTTCGCAATCGAACAAAAAGAATATGAAAGGAATGTCCGGATGTTTGATAGGATTAAATGGGTCGATGTTCATCTGTTTCATTCCACT ATTGATACTGCTATATCATTACTCAGTTTTGCCTTAACAATCAATGCATCGATCCTCACTCTTGCGGGAGCTGTGTATTATTATAATGAAAGCCCCCCCTCGGAAGGTGCGGACCTTTTCGGCGCTTTTGACTTGATCAAGTCTTATATTAGTCATG CTGCTGCTATCGTGTTTGCGTTGGCCTTATTATGC GCGGGTCAGAGTGCGTCCATCACAGCCACCCTAGCCGGCCAAGTTGTTTCAGAGGGCTTCATCAATTGGAAGACGTCCCCATTCCTTCGTCGACTCATCACCCGGCTTCTAGGTGTCATACCTTCAGCAGTCGTAGCTTCAGCCGTAGGCACCAAAGGGCTTAACACAATGCTCGTAGCTTCACAAGTTCTCCTTTCTATCGTTTTACCCACGGTCGTATTCCCCCTCGTCTACCTCTGTTCCAAGCACGAAATTATGACTGTCCAAGGACCGGAAGTGGAATCCATTGAAATGGAGAGGATCGCCAACAGCGGCACATCTGTTTCTGATCCCTTTGCCTTGGCGGCTACGACACCGTCCTTGTCACCCACTACTCTGGGAGATGACTTGGCGGCTCTTGGGATTGAGAGTACGACAGTCAGAGTGGAGCCGGATCATTCAGTCGACAGACCATCCAGACGGAGCAAGTCCTATGTATCGCCAAAGTGGGTGACTGTATTAGGATATGTTTTGTTTGTGGTGATCGTCTTAGCAAACGTTTATGTGATTGTGGAGCTATGTCTTGGGAACGGATAA